A single Saccharomyces paradoxus chromosome II, complete sequence DNA region contains:
- the CKS1 gene encoding cyclin-dependent protein kinase regulatory subunit CKS1 (Cyclin-dependent protein kinase regulatory subunit and adaptor~similar to YBR135W): MYHHYHAFQGRKLTDQERARVLEFQDSIHYSPRYSDDNYEYRHVMLPKAMLKVIPSDYFNSEVGTLRILTEDEWRGLGITQSLGWEHYECHAPEPHILLFKRPLNYEAELRAATAAAQQQQQQQQQQQQQTQSISNDMQVPPQIS, translated from the coding sequence ATGTATCATCACTATCACGCCTTCCAGGGCAGAAAACTTACCGACCAGGAGAGAGCACGAGTGCTGGAGTTTCAGGATTCCATTCACTATTCTCCGCGGTACTCAGACGATAACTATGAATACAGGCACGTGATGTTACCTAAGGCCATGCTAAAAGTCATTCCATCGGATTACTTCAATTCGGAAGTGGGGACCCTGCGCATATTGACGGAAGACGAATGGAGAGGTCTTGGAATCACACAGTCCTTGGGGTGGGAGCATTATGAATGTCATGCGCCAGAACCGCACATTTTACTATTCAAAAGGCCGCTGAACTACGAGGCTGAACTGAGGGCAGCGACTGCTGCCGctcaacagcaacagcaacagcaacagcaacagcaacagcaaaCACAATCGATTTCGAACGATATGCAAGTCCCACCCCAAATCTCCTAG
- the HSL7 gene encoding protein arginine N-methyltransferase (Protein arginine N-methyltransferase~similar to YBR133C), whose product MHSNVFVGVKPGFNHKKHSKKSRFLDNVSSHAPELPSNYDYVLLPITTPRYKEIVGQVFKEFQRQSIQNWKPLRVPEPQLQDICIPPFNVNKLDNDDTPSYIGLLSSWLELESRDPTVRDLGLKVLLNECKYARFVGINKLILAPPRDLSNLQLYGQMIYRLLQNPVVFTTPALTISISLPLYEDSDPLATWELWNTVRKLCEYHPSLTISLALPRTRTPSYVLNRWLAEPVSCLLVSSSIFASNQYDYPVLHKFNQNLILKFQKINGDSQILGNELCVILHGMEKYANDVKGGESAYLEYINYLLKRGDKVLNSNGNRQLLLQEESRIMPPLKPHSDNLLNSTYLTFEKDLVKYDLYESAILEALQDLAPRASTKRPLVVLVAGAGRGPLVDRTFKIISMLFMDSKVSIVAIEKNPQAYLYLQKRNFDHWDNRVKLIKEDMTKWQINEPSEKRMQVDLCISELLGSFGCNELSPECLWSVEKYHSHNDTIFIPRSYSSYIAPISSPLFYQKLLQTNRSLEAPWIVHRVPYCILSSRVNEVWRFEHPMAQNDVGQEDDDFTVKFSQSSLNEFKIKHRGEIHGFIGFFSANLYNNIFLSTLPNDSTVRLKFSEETLMNTRQEENLIKKCDHTPNMTSWSPIIFPLKQPIPFIDDSELSVLMSRIHSDTEQKIWYEWSLESFIYLMLSNYNSVVAATSITIPRSMVTDDIKTSGHNRHYSATTNQKLDNQIDLDQDIENEEEQGFLSNLETGWQSVQDIHGLSETARPGHLSSINKPMFDLKSTKAPDSSNESPRHEDLEEDAPEIHVRVKTGASTLHNVCGRAFSLPL is encoded by the coding sequence ATGCATAGTAACGTATTTGTTGGTGTCAAACCAGGGTTTAATCATAAAAAACACAGCAAAAAGTCACGTTTCCTAGATAATGTATCTAGTCATGCGCCGGAACTGCCTAGTAACTACGATTATGTTTTGCTCCCTATAACAACGCCAAGATATAAGGAGATAGTTGGGCaagttttcaaagaattcCAAAGACAATCCATACAGAACTGGAAACCGCTTCGAGTTCCCGAGCCGCAGTTGCAGGATATCTGCATACCTCCGTTCAATGTCAACAAGCTAGACAATGACGACACGCCGTCTTATATAGGGCTGTTATCCTCTTGGCTAGAGTTGGAGAGTCGTGATCCTACTGTAAGAGATCTTGGCTTAAAGGTCCTTCTAAACGAATGTAAGTACGCAAGGTTTGTTGGAATCAATAAGCTAATATTGGCGCCTCCACGCGACCTGTCCAATCTGCAATTGTATGGGCAGATGATTTATAGGCTTCTGCAAAATCCGGTCGTCTTCACTACACCTGCATTAACCATATCCATCTCTCTGCCACTTTACGAAGACAGCGATCCATTGGCAACTTGGGAACTGTGGAATACCGTGCGAAAACTATGCGAATACCATCCATCATTGACTATCTCTTTGGCTTTGCCAAGAACCAGGACGCCTTCTTATGTGCTGAACAGATGGTTAGCCGAACCCGTCTCGTGTCTTTTGGTCTCTTCATCCATATTTGCCAGTAATCAGTACGATTATCCCGTCTTACACAAGTTCAATCagaatttgattttaaagTTCCAGAAAATTAATGGAGATTCACAAATTTTGGGTAATGAATTATGCGTGATATTGCATGGGATGGAGAAATACGCTAACGATGTTAAGGGCGGGGAATCTGCCTATTTGgaatatataaattatttattgaaaagggGTGACAAAGTATTAAACTCCAATGGTAATCGTCAACTTTTGCTTCAAGAGGAGTCTAGGATAATGCCGCCTTTGAAGCCCCATTCAGATAATTTATTAAATTCCACATATTTgacctttgaaaaagatttgGTGAAATACGACCTTTACGAATCCGCCATATTGGAAGCGCTTCAAGATCTTGCTCCACGAGCGAGTACCAAGAGGCCATTAGTGGTTCTGGTTGCCGGTGCAGGGAGAGGACCCCTAGTGGATCGAACTTTCAAGATAATATCAATGTTGTTTATGGACAGTAAGGTTTCTATAGttgccattgaaaaaaatccacAGGCATACTTGTATttgcaaaaaagaaactttgaCCACTGGGATAACAGGGTGAAATTGATCAAGGAGGATATGACTAAATGGCAAATCAATGAGCCGTCAGAAAAGCGTATGCAGGTAGATTTGTGCATAAGTGAACTCCTGGGTTCATTTGGTTGTAATGAACTATCACCCGAATGTCTTTGGTCTGTTGAAAAGTATCATTCGCACAATGACACGATCTTTATACCGAGATCATACTCTTCCTACATCGCACCAATTTCATCGCCAttattttaccaaaaaCTTTTACAAACAAATCGCTCTTTGGAGGCGCCTTGGATAGTCCACAGAGTGCCATACTGCATATTATCCTCGAGGGTAAACGAAGTTTGGCGGTTCGAGCATCCCATGGCGCAAAATGATGTTGGccaagaagatgatgatttcaCAGTCAAGTTTTCTCAAAGTTCATTGAATGAATTTAAGATAAAGCACCGTGGTGAAATCCATGGCTTTATTGGGTTCTTCTCGGCAAACTTATATAACAATATATTCTTGTCGACTTTGCCCAATGATAGCACAGTCCGCTTGAAATTCAGTGAAGAAACGCTAATGAATACCagacaagaagaaaatctaATCAAAAAGTGTGATCATACCCCAAATATGACCTCATGGTCTCCAATAATTTTCCCTTTGAAACAACCAATACCCTTTATAGATGATTCCGAACTTTCTGTGTTGATGTCACGGATACATTCGGATacagaacaaaaaatttggtatGAATGGTCTTTGGAGAGTTTCATATATCTTATGTTGTCAAATTACAATTCAGTGGTTGCTGCAACAAGCATCACTATTCCCAGATCTATGGTTACTGATGACATTAAAACGTCAGGCCATAATCGCCATTATTCAGCGACAACCAATCAAAAGTTAGATAATCAAATTGATCTTGATCAAGACATtgaaaacgaagaagagCAGGGGTTCTTATCCAATCTGGAAACCGGTTGGCAAAGTGTACAAGATATTCATGGACTCAGCGAAACTGCTAGACCGGGCCACCTAAGTTCTATCAACAAGCCTATGTTTGACCTCAAATCGACTAAGGCACCCGATTCTTCTAACGAATCACCAAGACACGAAGACCTCGAGGAAGATGCTCCAGAAATTCATGTCAGAGTCAAGACTGGTGCTTCGACGTTACATAATGTCTGCGGCAGAGCCTTTTCCCTGCCTTTGTGA
- the SHE3 gene encoding She3p (Protein adaptor between Myo4p and the She2p-mRNA complex~similar to YBR130C), giving the protein MSDQDNTQASPSKLAPHHNIFMANLESSPTKDRNTTSQNASSSRVIESLHDQIDMLTKTNLQLTTQSQNLLSKLELAQSKESKLLENLNLLKNENENLNSIFERKNKKLKELEKDYSELSNRYNEQKENMDELGKLAKNSSAVEKSCSEKLQNMEINYNSLLESQNLYRDHYSDEISKLNEKISLLELELSNQNLNYGSDTSSNSDIELNLNKFNDSVKDLKFLETEKDSKLSKIISHSLDELNLQSWLNLYQTNENLISTFAEKMDLNDVLKKNDERMSNKGAVVQNLKKNVQAQLESNNADTSNNSNAVDMLPIKMVKLRKTPNPNDSSSNGNSSNNKRRSFYTASPLLSSGSIPKSASPVLPGVKRTASIRKPSSSSGKTNVTHNNDPSTSPTISVPSGVTRTVSSTHKKKRNSMVVHGNQT; this is encoded by the coding sequence ATGTCCGACCAAGACAATACTCAGGCTTCCCCAAGTAAGTTGGCACCTCACCATAATATTTTCATGGCGAACTTGGAAAGTTCCCCCACAAAAGATAGAAATACTACTAGCCAAAATGCTTCATCCTCCAGAGTCATTGAATCACTTCACGACCAGATTGATATGTTgacaaaaacaaatttaCAATTGACTACGCAATCTCAAAATTTATTGAGCAAGTTGGAATTAGCACAATCCAAAGAATCAAAACTATTAGAGAATTTAAATCTTCTGAAGAACGAAAACGAAAATCTCAACTCGATATTcgaaagaaagaacaagaagcTAAAGGAACTAGAGAAAGATTATAGCGAATTGAGTAACCGTTACAATGAACAAAAGGAGAACATGGATGAATTGGGTAAATTGGCGAAAAATTCTAGTGCCGTCGAAAAATCAtgttctgaaaaattacaaaatatGGAAATCAACTACAATTCACTACTGGAATCACAAAATCTCTACAGAGATCACTATTCTGAtgaaatttccaaattaaatgaaaaaatcagtTTGTTAGAGTTAGAATTAAGTAATCAAAATTTAAACTATGGCTCAGACACCAGTTCAAATTCAGATATAGAATTGAATTTAAATAAATTCAATGACTCTGttaaagatttgaaatttctggAAACAGAAAAGGATTCAAAATTAAGCAAGATAATCTCTCACTCTTTGGATGAGTTAAACCTACAAAGTTGGCTAAATCTCTACCAGACAAACGAAAATCTGATATCAACTTTTGCCGAAAAGATGGATTTGAATGacgttttgaaaaaaaatgatgagaGGATGAGTAATAAAGGTGCGGTAGTTCAAAACCTGAAGAAGAATGTGCAAGCTCAGCTCGAAAGTAACAACGCTGACACTTCGAATAATAGCAACGCAGTGGACATGCTTCCTATTAAGATGGTCAAATTAAGAAAGACACCGAACCCAAACGATTCATCCTCCAATGGTAATAGCAGtaacaataaaagaagaagtttcTATACTGCGTCACCTTTGCTGTCATCGGGCTCTATTCCCAAATCTGCATCCCCGGTTCTACCTGGTGTCAAAAGGACAGCCTCCATCAGAAAACCGAGCTCAAGCAGTGGTAAAACAAACGTAACGCATAATAACGATCCTAGTACATCTCCCACAATCTCAGTGCCTT
- the CCZ1 gene encoding Ccz1p (Subunit of a heterodimeric guanine nucleotide exchange factor (GEF)~similar to YBR131W), whose protein sequence is MRLRYITVFDPSRSTNEDDTFKQLLLFHYFGSTESVPSLNEKLSIIGVIQGIWSLTSSSSNNDGKNLEKIIELNNDIIFCIKVESRFFISLAISDINDTQSTIPFQYFNAYLWLSYKFFKLLNGPFSRFNKDFNKLTDLLNEFVIPFWNDIYLNLETITNRSFTVVWPGFYKKANFQHASYNPVDKKTIKESWDAIILQKILLDKRSYLGLKDILVYHLPKRTKADNKESIGSKTYGLVRNFTSDLNTLPDISNWLYHLHCTYGEISSHILTGNVHFKEELQVEEEQERSQTTGEREGEEEPQEEQRQVHQDASQNNTNELSLSERVLHNVTLPISFAYDAIHEVSATTGVSSSLSMIMEYVPKPHWPFMPSSNKNADNNKYSSIDDNTNSNATLMTESETVGGTIDNSRFGFLISPLNSDLLPSSYQALKLNLNFENSKNSEGFYNCLFWYFDDFLIVIVCEPHFNKICERDYLKDLSFQLCQSMKSLNNEILNSQNFSNVESFAYVIRDSATGEIDSSVPFGSPKMTSDENISTLQLAINGIDQFINDNSNSLSLANWNPITIMGGFNASSKKNITQGCENGVNDNNQTFKRKYLNFLNLMSAEKLWDLQIDVLQFLVSLQNSKRDPEYFQEERLLKLNNGVLCYIKETNSKLIIIIKNWFHNDGATKAIKQRNRFSSGASKGSSLFQSLGRDVTDWWESREI, encoded by the coding sequence ATGAGGCTACGATATATTACGGTTTTTGATCCATCAAGATCTACCAACGAAGATGACACTTTTAAGCAGTTGTTGCTGTTCCATTATTTTGGCAGTACTGAATCGGTACCCTCTTTAAACGAAAAGCTGTCCATCATAGGAGTAATTCAGGGCATTTGGTCACTTACAAGTTCAAGCTCAAATAATGACGGCaagaatttggaaaaaattatagaGCTGAAcaatgatattattttttgcattaAAGTGGAATCAAGATTTTTCATCAGTCTAGCAATTTCAGATATCAATGATACTCAGAGTACGATaccttttcaatatttcaatgCTTACTTATGGCTTAGttacaaatttttcaaactacTCAATGGGCCATTTAGCAGATTTAACAAGGACTTCAATAAACTGACGGATTTGTTGAACGAATTTGTTATCCCGTTCTGGAatgatatttatttaaatttaGAAACCATAACAAACAGGTCATTTACTGTAGTGTGGCCCGGTTTCTATAAGAAGGCGAATTTCCAGCATGCCTCTTATAACCCAGTAGACAAAAAAACTATCAAAGAATCATGGGATGCTATAATCTTGCAAAAAATACTGTTAGATAAAAGGAGTTACTTGGGACTAAAAGACATTTTGGTTTATCACTTGCCGAAGCGCACCAAGGCAGATAATAAGGAATCTATAGGAAGTAAAACGTATGGACTAGTAAGGAACTTTACCAGTGATCTGAACACATTACCGGATATTTCTAATTGGTTGTACCATTTGCACTGCACCTATGGCGAAATATCAAGCCATATATTAACAGGAAATGTCCATTTCAAAGAGGAGCTACaagtagaagaagaacaagagcGAAGTCAAACTACAGGTGAAagagaaggagaagaagaaccaCAAGAGGAGCAGCGGCAGGTGCACCAAGACGCTTCGCAAAACAATACAAACGAACTTTCCCTATCGGAAAGAGTGCTACATAATGTAACACTCCCCATTTCGTTTGCATACGACGCCATACACGAAGTGAGTGCCACAACTGGTGTTTCGAGTAGCTTATCCATGATAATGGAATATGTACCGAAGCCCCATTGGCCGTTTATGCCATCATCCAACAAAAATGCCGACAACAATAAATACTCAAGTATTGATGATAACACAAATTCGAATGCCACATTGATGACAGAATCAGAAACTGTTGGGGGAACGATAGATAACTCGAGATTTGGTTTCTTAATATCCCCGTTGAATTCCGACCTGTTACCATCATCATACCAAGCCCTAAAGctgaatttgaatttcGAAAACTCGAAAAACAGTGAGGGTTTTTATAATTGTCTATTTTGGTATTTTGACGATTTTTTAATTGTTATTGTCTGTGAACCGCACTTCAACAAGATCTGTGAAAGGGACTATCTAAAGGATCTGAGTTTCCAATTGTGTCAGAGTATGAAATCCCTGaacaatgaaattttaaactCTCAAAATTTTAGTAACGTGGAATCCTTCGCTTATGTGATCAGAGACAGTGCCACTGGTGAAATTGACTCATCTGTTCCATTTGGGTCTCCAAAAATGACTTCGGATGAGAATATTTCAACTTTGCAACTAGCAATCAATGGTATAGATCAGTTCATAAACGATAATTCAAACTCACTATCGCTTGCTAATTGGAATCCAATAACTATCATGGGCGGTTTCAATGCTAgcagcaaaaaaaatattacacAAGGATGTGAAAACGGAGTAAACGATAATAATCAaacattcaaaagaaaatatctaaactttttaaatttaatGAGCGCGGAAAAGTTATGGGACTTACAGATTGACGTCTTACAGTTCTTGGTCAGCTTACAGAACTCGAAGAGAGACCCAGAATACTTTCAGGAAGAAAGGTTattaaaattaaacaatGGCGTTTTATGTTACATCAAAGAAACCAACTCGAAATTaattatcatcatcaaaaactGGTTCCACAATGATGGCGCGACGAAGGCtataaaacaaagaaaccgTTTTAGTTCAGGTGCCTCCAAAGGAAGTTCATTGTTCCAAAGTCTAGGGCGTGACGTGACGGATTGGTGGGAATCTAGagagatttga
- the AGP2 gene encoding Agp2p (Plasma membrane regulator of polyamine and carnitine transport~similar to YBR132C), which translates to MTKERMTIDYENDDDFEYDKNKYRATTTRIKSIEPSEGWLDPSESVARISTIPEAGEVHVDEHEDRGSSIDEDSRTYLLFSTETRRKLENRHVQLIAISGVIGTALFVAIGKALYRGGPASLLLAFALWCVPILCITVSTAEMVCFFPVSSPFLRLATKCVDDSLAVMASWNFWFLECVQIPFEIVSVNTIIHYWRDDYSAGIPLAVQVVLYLLISICAVKYYGEMEFWLASFKIILALGLFIFTFITMLGGNPKHDRYGFRNYGESPFKKYFPDGNDVGKSSGYFQGFLACLIQASFTIAGGEYISMLAGEVKRPRKVLPKAFKQVFVRLTFLFLGSCLCVGIVCSPNDPDLTAAINEARPGAGSSPYVIAMNNLKIRILPDIVNIALITAAFSAGNAYTYCSSRTFYGMALDGYAPKIFTRCNRHGVPIYSVGISLVWALVSLLQLNSNSAVVLNWLINLITASQLINFVVLCIIYLFFRRAYRVQQDSLPKLPFRSWGQPYTAIIGLVSCSAMIFIQGYTVFFPKLWNTQDFLFSYLMVFINIGIYVGYKFIWKRGRDNFKNPHEIDFSKELTEIENHEIESSFEKFQYYSKA; encoded by the coding sequence ATGACAAAGGAACGTATGACCATCGATTACGAAAACGACGATGATTTTGAGTAtgataaaaacaaatacagGGCAACAACCACTCGAATAAAGAGTATCGAACCTAGTGAAGGATGGTTGGACCCTTCTGAGTCAGTAGCTCGCATAAGCACTATACCCGAAGCGGGAGAAGTGCACGTTGATGAACATGAGGATAGAGGATCATCTATTGATGAGGATTCAAGGACttatcttttattttccacGGAAACTCGACGTAAGCTAGAAAATAGACACGTTCAGTTGATTGCTATTTCCGGTGTCATTGGTACGGCGCTATTCGTGGCCATCGGAAAAGCTTTATACCGTGGAGGGCCCGCCTCTTTATTATTGGCATTTGCTCTTTGGTGTGTTCCAATACTTTGCATTACGGTGTCTACAGCAGAAATGGTCTGCTTTTTCCCTGTAAGTTCCCCCTTTTTGAGACTAGCTACGAAATGTGTTGATGATTCATTGGCTGTCATGGCTAGTTGGAATTTCTGGTTTCTAGAATGCGTACAAATTCCTTTTGAAATCGTTTCTGTTAATACAATTATACATTACTGGAGAGATGATTATTCTGCTGGTATTCCTCTCGCTGTTCAAGTCGTTTTATACCTGCTTATTTCGATTTGTGCGGTCAAATATTACGGTGAAATGGAATTTTGGTTggcttctttcaaaatcattctTGCACTTGGCTTATTTATATTCACATTCATCACCATGTTGGGTGGAAACCCTAAGCATGATCGCTACGGGTTTCGCAATTATGGCGAGAGCCcattcaagaaatattttccCGATGGCAATGATGTCGGAAAATCTTCAGGTTACTTCCAGGGGTTTTTAGCTTGCTTGATTCAGGCATCGTTTACCATAGCTGGTGGTGAGTATATTTCCATGTTAGCGGGGGAAGTCAAGCGGCCAAGAAAAGTATTGCCCAAGGCATTCAAACAAGTGTTCGTGAGATTaacatttttgtttttaggGAGTTGTCTTTGTGTTGGGATTGTGTGTTCCCCAAATGATCCTGACTTAACAGCAGCAATTAATGAAGCAAGGCCTGGTGCCGGTTCTTCACCTTATGTCATCGCAATGAATAATCTGAAAATTAGAATATTACCTGACATTGTTAATATAGCCTTGATAACAGCTGCCTTTTCTGCCGGTAACGCTTACACTTATTGCTCGTCTAGAACATTTTATGGTATGGCATTAGATGGTTACGCGCCAAAAATCTTCACTAGATGCAATAGGCATGGTGTGCCCATTTACTCTGTGGGCATATCTTTAGTATGGGCGTTGGTCAGCCTTTTGCAACTGAATTCTAATAGTGCGGTTGTGTTGAATTGGTTAATTAACTTGATTACTGCCTCCCAACTGATTAATTTCGTCGTCCTTTGTATCatctatttatttttcagaaGGGCCTACCGTGTCCAACAAGATTCCTTACCCAAGTTGCCATTCCGTTCGTGGGGCCAACCATATACTGCCATCATCGGCCTGGTTTCGTGCTCCGCAATGATTTTTATACAGGGCTACACCGTTTTCTTTCCTAAATTATGGAACACACAAGATTTTTTGTTCTCGTATTTAATGGTGTTCATCAACATTGGTATATATGTGGGTTACAAATTTATTTGGAAACGTGGTAGGGATAACTTCAAAAATCCGCATGAAATTGACTTTTCCAAAGAGCTAACCGAAATTGAAAACCATGAAATTGAAAGCTCCTtcgaaaaatttcaatattacAGCAAAGCATAA